Within the SAR202 cluster bacterium genome, the region CAACGAAGGGAACGGCCGCTTCTGCACCTCCGTCCCCCGCGTGGTTGTCTCCATCGTCGGCATGGAGAAGGTTATCCCCTCCCTGGAAGACCTGCGCATTTTTATTCGGCTCCTCCCTCGCTCCGCCACCGGCCAGCGCATCAGCAGCTACACCACCCACGTCTCCGGCCCCCGCCGCGCTGACGACGAGGACGGACCAGAAGAGTGGCACCTGGTCATCGTGGACAACGGCCGCTCCCGCCTCCTCCGCGACCCCCACCTACGAGAGTCTCTCTACTGCATCCGGTGCGGCGCATGCCTCAACATATGCCCTGTGTATAGAAAGGTCGGCGGCCACGCCTACGGCTGGGTCTACCCTGGCCCCATCGGCGCCGTCGTCACACCTGTCCTCGTGGGTCTGGACAAGGCCAAAGACCTCCCCCAGGCCTCCAGCCTCTGCGGCGCCTGCCGCGACGTCTGCCCCATCAAAATCAACATCCCCCACATGCTCCTCCGACTCCGAAGCCACACCGCCGAGGGTACTCCAGATATCCCCTCCAAGGCCCCTTTCAGCGAGAAGTTCATGTCGAAGGCCTACCTGTGGCTCATGTCCAGCCCTGCTCGCCTCGGCTCCATACGAACCCTTGGCCGACTAGCCCAGGCTCCCCTGGCCCGCCGGGGTCGCATCCGACGCGTCCCCCTGCCTCCCTTCTCCACCTGGACCCGCTCCCGAGACCTCCAGCCCCTGGCCCCCAAACCCTTCCGCCAACTATGGAAAGAGCGTTTATCCAGAGAGCAATAATTATGCCAGACG harbors:
- a CDS encoding iron-sulfur cluster-binding protein; protein product: MPTTDTHITTDRFKAASAKALSNPRLQAYLGRSMGHFDGAREDAIAEITPQRWEELREQAREIKRHTLDNLDYYLELLTERVTKNGGQVHFARDAAEAKEIVGAIARTKGLKLAIKSKSMVSEEMRLNDYLETVGVEPVETDLGEYIIQLANEPPSHIIAPALHKSKEEVSQLFAEKINRPNLVEIEAMAHAAREVLRDKLVNADMGITGGNFLVAETGTLVLVTNEGNGRFCTSVPRVVVSIVGMEKVIPSLEDLRIFIRLLPRSATGQRISSYTTHVSGPRRADDEDGPEEWHLVIVDNGRSRLLRDPHLRESLYCIRCGACLNICPVYRKVGGHAYGWVYPGPIGAVVTPVLVGLDKAKDLPQASSLCGACRDVCPIKINIPHMLLRLRSHTAEGTPDIPSKAPFSEKFMSKAYLWLMSSPARLGSIRTLGRLAQAPLARRGRIRRVPLPPFSTWTRSRDLQPLAPKPFRQLWKERLSREQ